Part of the Sphingomonas morindae genome, CTGGCCCACTATGAGCCAGATGCGCCGACCTGCCTCGCCGATGTCCTCGCCATCGACGCCGAAGCCCGGCTTCATGCCGAACGTCGCATGGAAAGGGTAACGGCGTGAATGGTTTGGCGATGCTGATCTGGTCGGCGGCCTGTTTTTTGCTGGTCATCGGGCCGCTCGTCTTCATCCACGAGATGGGGCATTATCTGGTCGGCCGCTGGTGCGGGGTGAAGGCGGAGACCTTCTCGATCGGCTTCGGCCGCGAGCTGATCGGCTGGACCGACCGGCTCGGCACGCGCTGGAAAGTGTCGCTGCTGCCGCTGGGCGGCTATGTGAAGTTCGCCGGCGACATGGGGCCGGCCAGCGCGCCTTCGCCCGAATGGCTGGCGCTGCCGGCGGCGGAGCGGGCCCGCACCTTCCAGGCCAAGCGGGTGTGGCAGCGCTTCCTCATCGTGCTGGCCGGGCCGGCCACCAATTTCCTGTTCGCCTATCTGGTGCTGGCCGGCATCCTGCTGGCCTTTGGCGAACCGGTGACGCCGCCCGTGATCGCCACGGTGGTGCCGCATTCGGCCGCCGCCGCCGCCGGACTGAAGCCGGGCGACCGGATCGTGGCGATCGACGGCATGGCGATCCGGCGCTTCGAGGATATTGCGACCTACACGCTGGTGCGGCCCGACACGCCGATGGCGATTCGCATCGAGCGCGATCATCGCCTGCTCAAGGTGGCGGCGCGCACCGGCGCGATGGAGCGCCACGATGAATTCGGCAACAGCGCGCGCACCGGCGTGCTCGGCATCGGCGCCGCCGCCGGCACGGTGCGGCCGGTGCCCGTGGCCGAGGTGCCCGGGCGAGCGAGCGCCTATGTGGGCGACGCGGTGCGCACGACCATCGTCACGCTCCGCCAGATCGTGACGGGCACGCGCTCGGTCAAGGAGATGTCCGGCCCCGTGGGGGTGGCGCGGATCGCGGGCGAGCAGGCGACGCTGGGCTGGTTCGCGCTGATTCTGCTGATGGCGGGGATTTCGATCAATCTGGGGTTCATCAATCTGCTGCCAGTCCCGATGCTCGATGGCGGGCATCTCTTCTTCTATCTGGTGGAGGCGGTGCGGCGGAAGCCGGTGGAGCCGGCGGTGCAGGAATGGGCGTTCCGCTCGGGCCTGGCGCTGCTGCTCGGGCTGATGCTGCTGGTGACGGTGAATGATCTCGGCAGCGCGGGCCTGTGGCAGCGCCTCGCCGGGTTGATAAGCTAGGCCCGATCGGGCAGGGCAACAGACTGTAAGAGAGCGGGACCGGCGGCCTTGCCGCCGCCAAGCGAGGGCGGATTACAAGCGTGGTCATCGAAGGAAAGCACAGCCGGCGCGTGTCCGTGCTGCTGATAGGTACGATCCTCGGCACGGGCCTGGTGATCGCCCCGGCCGAGGCACAACGCCGCAAGCCCAAGGCGGTGCCCGTGCCGACCGCGCCCGTTGAGCCAACCGCCCAGGCGGCCAACCCCGTGGTCGGCGCCGAGGTGATCCGCTCGCTCAAGGTCAGCGGCAATCAGCGGCTCGAGCCCGAGACGGTGCTCTCCTATGTCAAGCTCAAGGTCGGCGATCCCTATACCCGCGACGCCGGCGACCAGGCGCTGAAGGCGCTCTACGCGACCGAGCTGTTCGCCGATGTGCAGATCGTCGACGATGTCGCCAATCCGGGCGCCATCACCATCAAGGTGCGCGAGAACCCGGTCGTCAACCGGATCGTGCTCGAGGGCAATAAGCGCCTGAAGGCGGACAAGATCATGCCCGAGATCAAGCTCTCGGCGCGCGAGATCTTCAGCCGCGCCAAGGTCCGCGCGGACGTGGCGCGGATCATCGAGCTGTATCGGCGCCAGGGGCGCTACGCGGCCACCGTCGATCCCGAGATGGTGCTGCTCGACCAGAACCGCGTCGACGTGGTGTTCGAGATCCACGAGGGCGACAAGTCCAAGGTCCGCGCGATCAACATCATCGGCAACAGCCATTTCTCGGACGGCCAGCTCAAGGGGCAGATGGCCACCAAGGAAGCCTCGCTGCTGCACGTCTTCTCCTCGGGCACGAGCTACGATCCCGATCGCCTCGCCTATGACCAGCAGAAGCTGCGCCAATTCTATCTGACGCAGGGCTATGCCGATTTCCGCGTCGTCTCGGCCGTGGCCGAGCTGACGCCGGACAAGAAGGATTTCGTCATCACCTATGTGGTGGACGAGGGGCAGCGCTACAAGTTCGGCAAGCTCGACGTGCAGAGCGACATCCGCGATCTCAAGCCGGATACGCTGCGCACGCTCATCAAGGTGAAGCCGGGCGACTGGTACAACGCCAAGACGATCGAGGACACGGTCGACACCATGACCGACACGGCGGGCGCCTTCGGCTATGCCTTTGCCGATATCCGTCCGGAGTTCGATCGCAACGCCTCCAAGCTGACCATGGGGGTGACCTTCCATGTCAACGAGGCGCCGCGCGCCTATGTCGAGCGGATCGACATCGCCGGCAACACCCAGACCCAGGACAAGGTGATCCGCCGCGAGTTCCGCCTCGCCGAGGGCGACGCCTTCAACGGCTTCCAGGTGAAGCGCTCGCGCGATCGCATCAAGTCGCTCGGCTTCTTCCAGGAAAAGTTCGAGATCAACCAGAAGCAGGGCTCGGCGCCGGACAAGGTGGTGCTCGAGGCCAATGTCGAGGAAAAGTCGACCGGCCAGCTCCAGGTGTCGGCGGGCTATTCGAGCCTCGAAAAGTTCATCGTCTCGCTCTCGATCGAGCAGGCCAATTTCCGCGGCAAGGGGCAGACGGTGCGCGCCAGCGCGGACTGGTCGACCTATTCCAAGTCGGTGAGCGTGGGCTTCACCGAGCCCTATCTGTTCGACAAGAACCTGGCGCTCGGCTTCGATATCTTCCGCCGCGACTATCGCTCGTTCAACTATACGAGCGACAACACCCGCAACACCACCTACAATCAGGTGAGCACCGGCTTCCAGATCCGCCTCGGCATCCCGCTGACCGAATATTGGACCATGGCGACGCGCTACTCGCTGAGCTATGACCAGGTGTCGCTCGACAAGAACCAGTATTATTCGGACCTCAACGGCGACGGCAAGCTGGAGTGCGATCCCATCATCGCCGGCCAGTATCTCTGCGATTCGATCGGCAACCGCCTCAATTCGTCGGTCGGCTACAGCCTCGCCTATGACACGCTCAACAACCGCATCCTGCCCACGGCGGGCAACCGCTTCGTGTGGAACCAGGATTTCGCGGGCGTGGGCGGCAGCGTGAAATATCTGCGGAGCACCGCCCAGGCCGACAATTACCGCAATCTGGGTGCGGGCTTCGTGCTCAACACCCATCTCGAGGGCGGCTACATCCTCGGCTATGGCGGCAACCGCTACGATACGGCGGGCAATCTGGTCGACAAGATCCGCATCAACGATCGCTTCCAGCTCGGCCAGCCGCAGCTGCGCGGCTTCGACATTCGCGGCATCGGCCCGCGCGTGATCCGCTACGGCGTGAACAGCGACGGCACGATCAACTATGCCAAGAATGCCCGGGTCCAGGAGGATCCGCTGGGTGGCCGCGCTTATTATATGGGCCATCTCGAGATGCAGATCCCGCTCGGTTCGGGCGCGCGCGAGGCCGGCTTCCGGCCCTCGATGTTCGTCGATGCCGGCTCGGTGTTCGGGCTGAAGCGGCCGGTGACCTTCCCGGCCTCGCAGACCAAGAACGGCATCAACCGTCCGGCCAAGGATGCCAACGGCAACACGCTCTATTACGCGGATTCCTCGCTGAACCAAAACAATACGACGACGACGCCGACCAGCTTCGGCATCGTGCAGCAGCAAGTCTATCCGGCGTTCATCGAGCAATATTATGGCGGCACGTGGAAGCCGCGTGTATCGGTGGGTTTCGGCGTTTCGTGGAACTCACCCTTTGGTCCGCTGCGCATCGACATCGCCAAGGCGATCGTCAAGCAGGCGGGCGACGACACCAAGCTCTTCTCCTTCAACGTGGGAACACAGTTCTGATGACCAAGTCGTTCAAATCGGCGCTCTTCATCGCCGCCGCCGTGGTTGCCGCCGGTCCTGCCTTCGCGCAGGTGCTGGTCGTGGACTTCAACCGCGTCTTCCAGGAATCGGCCGCCGCGAAGAGCGGCACGCAGCAGCTGCAGACCAAGTTCAACACCCAGCTGACGCAGCGCCGCACCAGCTTCCAGTCGGCCGCGCAGGCCTATAACAGCCAGCTCGAGAGCGCTCGCAAGGCCGCCAAGCCGAACACACCGCTGCCCGCCGCCACCCAGACGGCGCTGCAGCAGGCCGGCGAGGCCGCGCAGAAGGCGCAGCAGGAGCTGCAGGAGACGCAGGAAGACGTGAACGAGGCGGCCGGCTATGTGCGCCAGCAGATCATCGAGCGCGCCACCCCGCTCGCCGAGCAGATCCGCGCCGAGCGCAAGGCGCAGGTCGTCGTTGCCAAGGAGCAGGTGCTCGCCGCCGATCCGTCGATCGACGTGACCTCGGTGCTGATCCAGCGCCTCGACGCCAGCTTCCCGACGCCGAGCGTCACGCCGCCGCAGCAGGGCGCCGCGCCCGCCGCGACCGGCAACCGCGCCGCGCCCACCGGCCGGTGAGCGCGGGCGACCAGGCCGCCATCGGCCCGCTCGATGTGACGCGGGTGATGGCGGCGCTGCCGCATCGTTATCCCATGCTGCTGGTCGACCGTGTGGAGGAGATCATCCCCCACCGGTCGATCCGCGCCGTCAAGGCGGTGACGATCAACGAGGGCTTTTTCCAGGGCCATTTCCCAGGACGCCCGATCATGCCCGGCGTGCTCATCGTCGAGGCGCTGGCCCAGGCGGCGGGCGTGCTCGCGGTGGAGAGCCTCGGTCTCGCCGGATCGGGCAAGCTCGTCTACTTCATGGCGATCGAGGAGGCCAAGTTCCGCGCGCCGGTGGAGCCGGGCGTGCTGCTGGGCCTGCAGGTGGAGGTCGTGCAGATGCGCGGCAAGATCTGCAAATTCGCGGGCCGCGCGATGATCGGCGAGACGCTCGCCGCCGAGGCGCGCTTCACCGCCATGATCGCCGATCCGCCCGCCGCCTGAGCGGGCGCGATCAGCCTTCGGGCCCGGCCGCGAGCCGGGCGAGATCCTCGGGCCGGTTGATATTGGCGAGCGGGGGCCCGGCCACCAGCCGCGCGCCCGCCGCCATCGCCCAGGCGCGCACCGCGTGGCGCGGTACCGCCTCGAGCCAGGCGGCGAGCGGCTCGGCCTGACGGCTGCGCCAATGGCCGATGGTCGGCTGGTCCGCCAGGATCGCGTCGGGCGGCCCGAGCAGATCGGGCAGCGCGGGGGGCAGGCGCGGCAGATCGCAGCCGCAGCTCAGCACCGTGTCGAAGCCATGCCGGGCCGCGTGCGCGAGCGCGCCGGCCAGGCCGCCCAGCGGCCCGAGCCCGGGGCGGGGAAGATCCTCCACCCGCGTCAGCCCCGGCCAATCGCGCCCCACCACCACCAGCGCGTCGCACCAGCCGCCCAGCGCCAGCGCGACATGATCGAGCAGCGCGCGGCCGCCGAGCCGCGCCGCCGCCTTGTCGCCGCCGAAGCGCGACGCGGCGCCCCCTGCCAGGATCGCACCCAGCCGTCTCATGGCTTGCCCCACGCGGCGGCTTGCGATAACGGCGGCGCTTCGCTTCGCCGGTCGGAAACCGGCATCATCCAGGAGCAGCGACCGTGAAGAAGAATGTCCATCCCGACTACCACATGATCAAGGTCCAGATGACCGACGGCACCGTGTACGAGACCCGCTCCACCTGGGGCAAGGAAGGCGACACGCTGCTGCTCGACATCGATCCGCTCGCCCACCCGGCCTGGACCGGCGGGCGCGGCCAGATGCTCGACGCGGGTGGTCAGGTCGCGCGCTTCAACAAGCGCTTCGGCAGCATCAATCTCGGCAAGAAGTAAGCGTCCGGGGGCGGTACGCCGTCCCGGCCATGCTTCGGCGCAAGGGGCGCTTCGGACGATGGTCCGGAGCGCCCTTTCGCATGGGCTCAGGAATTGGCGGGCGCGAGCGCGATGAGGCTGCGCGCCTCCTCGGCGTCAAGCGCCTGCACCGAAGCGAGCGCGCGCTGCGCGGCCGCGGCGAGCCCGCTATCCGCCTCCACCTCGGGCCCCTGCGCGGCGGCCTGGGTGGCGGTGAGCGCCTCCACCATGGGCCCGCGCAGCGCCTGGAGGCGGGACAGCGCCTGCTGCGCCGCCGACCAGGCATCGCTGCCGATCGCCGCGCGGCGGCCGGCGGCGAGCACGGGCGCGCTTTCCGCCACCGCCGCCTTGAACTGATCGGAGAGAGTGCGCGCCCGGGCGAGCAGCGGGGCGTAGCGCGCATCGGCCTCCCTTTGGGGCGTGGCGGGCGCGGCGGGCTTGGCGGCGGGCTCGGCCAGAGACACCGATTCGACCGCGCGCGGCGCCAGCGACGGATAGCCGGGGCCGGCCATGCAGCCGCTGGCGAGGAGGCAGACCAGGGCGAAACGGGGCGGGCGCGCGGCGTTTTCCATGGCCTCGCTCTAGGAGTGCGAGAAACTTGTCGCAATGGGGTTGCGCTCCCCGAAAGACCCCACTAGAGACCCCCTCCACAGCGCGCCCGTAGCTCAGCTGGATAGAGCATCAGACTACGAATCTGAGGGTCGGACGTTCGAATCGTTCCGGGCGCGCCAATCACTTCCAGGGCCGATCCAGGCCGGGCCGAATGGTCCATGCCGCCGCCGCTTGTCGCGCGCGCGGCGGCCGCGCCGAGGCGCTTGCCCGAAAAGCCAGATCGCGCGCGATCCTCCTTTGGATGCGGCGGTCGCGCGCATGCTGGCGGAGCGCGGCGCGGGACCAGAGCGCCGCCGGCAGCCATCCCAGCAGCGTCGCCTGCAGCATCAGACAGGCGCAGCCCGATATGGGCCGTTCGATCAGGAAGAATCGCCGCCATGGCACGATGAGGGCCAGGAACCGGCGCATGTCGACACCCTTGGGCTGCGCGTGGAGATGCGGGCGACGATGCGGGCCCCGCGTTTCGCCGGCGTAAACACGGCGCTCCGGGATTCACCGGCACCCGCCGGCCGCCGCGCGGTGGCGGACGGCTTGCGATCGGCGCGGCAAATCAGCACTGTACCCCGGCTGACCCCGCCGATAGGGCGGGGCGCGATGGCCGGCCGGCAGCGGGCCCGGAGGAAGGGACGCGGATGGGCGGATCGATTTTGTGCTTCGGCGAGATCATGCTGCGCCTGTCGCCGCCGGGTCGCGAGCTGCTGCTGCAAACCCCCAAGCTCGACGTCTGGGTCGCCGGCGCCGAGGCCAATGTCGCGACCCAGCTGGCACGGCTCGGCCATGACGTGCGCATGGCGAGCCGCGTTCCGGACAATGATCTGGGGCGGAGCGCGCTGACGGTGCTGCGCGGCCATGGCGTCGACATTTCGGGCATCGCCTGCGCGGGCGAGCGGATGGGGCTCTATTTCGTCACCGCCGGCGCCGGCCTGCGCGCCACCGAAGTCGTTTATGATCGCGCGCATTCGGCCTTTGCCGAGGCGCCGCCGGCGGCGTGGGACTGGCCGGCGCTGCTGGCGGGCGTGGACCGGCTGCACCTCTCGGGCATCACGCCGGCGCTGGGGCCGGGGCCGGCGGCGGTCGCGCTGGCGGCGGTGGAGGCGGCCGCCGCGCGCGGCGTGCCGATCTCGTTCGACGGCAATTTCCGCGCCAAGCTCTGGGCGCGCTGGGATGGCGACCCGCGCAGCATCCTGGGCCGGCTGGTGGCCGAGGCGGATCTGCTGTTCGGCAATCACCGCGATATCGCGCTGCTGCTCGACCGCCCCTTTGCGGGATCGGGCGAGGCGCGCCGCCGCGCCGCCGCCGAAGCCGCCTTCCAGGCCTTTCCCAAGCTTCAGATGATCGCGTCGACCGCGCGGCATGTCGAGCATGTCGATCTCAACCGGCTTTCGGCCCGGGTCGATACGCGCGACGCCGTGGCCGAGACGGAAGAGGTGGTGCTGGCGGGCATTGTCGACCGGATCGGCGGCGGCGACGCCTTTTGCGCGGGCGTGCTCCACGCGCTCCGCACCGGCGGCGATCCCGCCCGCGCGGCGGCGACGGGGCTGGCGCTGGCGGCGCTCAAACATTCGCTGCCGGGCGATGCCTCGCTGTTCCGCCAGGCCGATATCGACGCCTATCTCGCCGGCGGGCTCGACGTGCGGCGCTGAGCGCGGGAAAAATCCCGCGGGGCGATGTCACAGCGGCGCGCGCCGCCTCGTCTTGGTGTCGACCAACACGAGGAGACGACCATGACCGCGACGCTCGACCCCTATGCCGCCGCGCCCCAGCTGATGAAGAGCTGGACGGCGGCGGCGATCACCATCGGCGCCAGCCTCGAGCCCGAGCTGATCGAGCTGGTGAAGATCCGCGCCTCGCAGATCAATGCCTGCGCCAATTGCCTCAACATGCACACCGCCGAGGCGCGGGCCAAGGGCGAGACCGAGCAGCGCCTCTATCTGCTCTCGGCGTGGCGCGAGGCCCCCTGCTATACGGATCGCGAGCGGGCGGCGCTGGGCTGGACCGAGACGCTGACCCGGCTCGCCGATCAGCCCGAGATCGGCCCGGCGCGCGCGGCCCTGGCCTTTCTCTTCAGCGCGGAGGAGCAGGTGGCGCTCACGCTGATGATCAACATCATCAATGGCTGGAACCGGCTGGCGGTGGGCTTCGGCATGTGGATGGAGCCGCGCGTGCCGGCGGCGCCGGCGACGGTGGCGGCGTGAGCGGCGCGGGCGCGGCGGCGGCGCTGGAGCCGCTGCGCCCGGCCTTGCAGCGGCTCGCCTATCGCATGCTCGGCTCGATCGCCGATGCGGAGGATATCGTTCAGGAGGCATTTCTGCGCTGGCTGCGCGCCGCGCGCGACGAGGTGCGCGTGCCCGAGGCGTTTCTGCGTCGCACCGTGACGCGCCTGTGCCTCGATCAGCTCAAATCGGCGCGGCACCGGCGCGAGACCTATATCGGCCCCTGGCTTCCCGAGCCGCTGCTGGAGGCCGAGGCGGCGGTCGGCCTGTCCGGAGCCGGCGACGACTTGACCCTGCCGCTGATGCTGGCGCTGGAGCGGCTCTCGCCGCTGGAGCGCGCGGCCTTTCTGCTCCACGACGTGTTCGGCGCGGGCTTTGACGAGATCGCCGCCACGCTCGACCGCGATGCCGCCGCCTGCCGCCAACTCGCGGCGCGGGCGCGGGGCCATGTCCGCGCCGCGCGGCCGCGCTTCCCCGTGGCGGAGAGCGAGGCGATGGCGATCGCCCAGGCCTTCTTCGCCGCCTCGCGCAGCGGCGATCGCGCCGCCCTGGCGGCGCTGCTCGCCGCGCAGGTGGCGATGCACGCGGACGGCGGCGGCAAGCGGTCGGCGGCCGCGCGGCCGATCCTGGGCGCGCGCCAGGTGCTCCAGATCCACAAGGCGCTCGGCGTGTTCTGGCGCAAGCGGGGATCGACGCTGCTGCGCTGGTGCCGGATCGACGGCCTGCCCGGCTTCGTCACCCGCGAGGCGGACGGCGTGGTGCAGACCACCGCGCTCGCGATCGAGGCGGGGCGGATCACCGCCATCTATG contains:
- the bamA gene encoding outer membrane protein assembly factor BamA, with protein sequence MTSVVIEGKHSRRVSVLLIGTILGTGLVIAPAEAQRRKPKAVPVPTAPVEPTAQAANPVVGAEVIRSLKVSGNQRLEPETVLSYVKLKVGDPYTRDAGDQALKALYATELFADVQIVDDVANPGAITIKVRENPVVNRIVLEGNKRLKADKIMPEIKLSAREIFSRAKVRADVARIIELYRRQGRYAATVDPEMVLLDQNRVDVVFEIHEGDKSKVRAINIIGNSHFSDGQLKGQMATKEASLLHVFSSGTSYDPDRLAYDQQKLRQFYLTQGYADFRVVSAVAELTPDKKDFVITYVVDEGQRYKFGKLDVQSDIRDLKPDTLRTLIKVKPGDWYNAKTIEDTVDTMTDTAGAFGYAFADIRPEFDRNASKLTMGVTFHVNEAPRAYVERIDIAGNTQTQDKVIRREFRLAEGDAFNGFQVKRSRDRIKSLGFFQEKFEINQKQGSAPDKVVLEANVEEKSTGQLQVSAGYSSLEKFIVSLSIEQANFRGKGQTVRASADWSTYSKSVSVGFTEPYLFDKNLALGFDIFRRDYRSFNYTSDNTRNTTYNQVSTGFQIRLGIPLTEYWTMATRYSLSYDQVSLDKNQYYSDLNGDGKLECDPIIAGQYLCDSIGNRLNSSVGYSLAYDTLNNRILPTAGNRFVWNQDFAGVGGSVKYLRSTAQADNYRNLGAGFVLNTHLEGGYILGYGGNRYDTAGNLVDKIRINDRFQLGQPQLRGFDIRGIGPRVIRYGVNSDGTINYAKNARVQEDPLGGRAYYMGHLEMQIPLGSGAREAGFRPSMFVDAGSVFGLKRPVTFPASQTKNGINRPAKDANGNTLYYADSSLNQNNTTTTPTSFGIVQQQVYPAFIEQYYGGTWKPRVSVGFGVSWNSPFGPLRIDIAKAIVKQAGDDTKLFSFNVGTQF
- a CDS encoding sugar kinase is translated as MGGSILCFGEIMLRLSPPGRELLLQTPKLDVWVAGAEANVATQLARLGHDVRMASRVPDNDLGRSALTVLRGHGVDISGIACAGERMGLYFVTAGAGLRATEVVYDRAHSAFAEAPPAAWDWPALLAGVDRLHLSGITPALGPGPAAVALAAVEAAAARGVPISFDGNFRAKLWARWDGDPRSILGRLVAEADLLFGNHRDIALLLDRPFAGSGEARRRAAAEAAFQAFPKLQMIASTARHVEHVDLNRLSARVDTRDAVAETEEVVLAGIVDRIGGGDAFCAGVLHALRTGGDPARAAATGLALAALKHSLPGDASLFRQADIDAYLAGGLDVRR
- the fabZ gene encoding 3-hydroxyacyl-ACP dehydratase FabZ; the encoded protein is MSAGDQAAIGPLDVTRVMAALPHRYPMLLVDRVEEIIPHRSIRAVKAVTINEGFFQGHFPGRPIMPGVLIVEALAQAAGVLAVESLGLAGSGKLVYFMAIEEAKFRAPVEPGVLLGLQVEVVQMRGKICKFAGRAMIGETLAAEARFTAMIADPPAA
- a CDS encoding carboxymuconolactone decarboxylase family protein, which gives rise to MTATLDPYAAAPQLMKSWTAAAITIGASLEPELIELVKIRASQINACANCLNMHTAEARAKGETEQRLYLLSAWREAPCYTDRERAALGWTETLTRLADQPEIGPARAALAFLFSAEEQVALTLMINIINGWNRLAVGFGMWMEPRVPAAPATVAA
- the rpmE gene encoding 50S ribosomal protein L31 encodes the protein MKKNVHPDYHMIKVQMTDGTVYETRSTWGKEGDTLLLDIDPLAHPAWTGGRGQMLDAGGQVARFNKRFGSINLGKK
- the rseP gene encoding RIP metalloprotease RseP, with amino-acid sequence MLIWSAACFLLVIGPLVFIHEMGHYLVGRWCGVKAETFSIGFGRELIGWTDRLGTRWKVSLLPLGGYVKFAGDMGPASAPSPEWLALPAAERARTFQAKRVWQRFLIVLAGPATNFLFAYLVLAGILLAFGEPVTPPVIATVVPHSAAAAAGLKPGDRIVAIDGMAIRRFEDIATYTLVRPDTPMAIRIERDHRLLKVAARTGAMERHDEFGNSARTGVLGIGAAAGTVRPVPVAEVPGRASAYVGDAVRTTIVTLRQIVTGTRSVKEMSGPVGVARIAGEQATLGWFALILLMAGISINLGFINLLPVPMLDGGHLFFYLVEAVRRKPVEPAVQEWAFRSGLALLLGLMLLVTVNDLGSAGLWQRLAGLIS
- a CDS encoding sigma-70 family RNA polymerase sigma factor, whose product is MSGAGAAAALEPLRPALQRLAYRMLGSIADAEDIVQEAFLRWLRAARDEVRVPEAFLRRTVTRLCLDQLKSARHRRETYIGPWLPEPLLEAEAAVGLSGAGDDLTLPLMLALERLSPLERAAFLLHDVFGAGFDEIAATLDRDAAACRQLAARARGHVRAARPRFPVAESEAMAIAQAFFAASRSGDRAALAALLAAQVAMHADGGGKRSAAARPILGARQVLQIHKALGVFWRKRGSTLLRWCRIDGLPGFVTREADGVVQTTALAIEAGRITAIYVVRNPDKLRHLG
- a CDS encoding NTP transferase domain-containing protein; its protein translation is MRRLGAILAGGAASRFGGDKAAARLGGRALLDHVALALGGWCDALVVVGRDWPGLTRVEDLPRPGLGPLGGLAGALAHAARHGFDTVLSCGCDLPRLPPALPDLLGPPDAILADQPTIGHWRSRQAEPLAAWLEAVPRHAVRAWAMAAGARLVAGPPLANINRPEDLARLAAGPEG
- a CDS encoding OmpH family outer membrane protein, which codes for MTKSFKSALFIAAAVVAAGPAFAQVLVVDFNRVFQESAAAKSGTQQLQTKFNTQLTQRRTSFQSAAQAYNSQLESARKAAKPNTPLPAATQTALQQAGEAAQKAQQELQETQEDVNEAAGYVRQQIIERATPLAEQIRAERKAQVVVAKEQVLAADPSIDVTSVLIQRLDASFPTPSVTPPQQGAAPAATGNRAAPTGR